A region of the Pedococcus aerophilus genome:
AGCGGGAGCGTGATCCGCCAGAACCGCTGCCAGCCGTTCGCGCCGTCGGCCCACGCGGCCTCGAGGACGTCCTGCGGGATGGCCTGGAGCCCGGCGAGCATGATGACCATGACGAAGCCCAGGTCCTTCCACGCCGAGGAGAGGATGACGGCGGGCAGGGCCCAGTTGGGGTCGGTCCACCAGCCCGGCTGGGGCAGCCCCACCGCACCGAGGAGGGTGTTGACCAGGCCGTTGGTGGGGTTGAGCAGCCACTTCCACACCAGCGCCACGACGACCCAGCTCGTGACGACCGGGAGGAAGTAGGCGGCCCGGAAGAAGGAGCGTCCGGCGAGCTTCTGGTTGAGCGCCATCGCCAGCCCGAGCCCACCGGCGAAGACGAGGGGCAGGTATCCGGCGCAGTAGATGAGCGTGTGCAGGAAGACCGTGCGGGTGCTGGGGTCGGTGAGCAGGGTGCGGTAGTTGTCCAGGCCCACCCACTCCATCGGGGAGATGAGGTTCCACGAGTGCAGGCTCACCCAGACCGAGGAGATCATCGGCACGGCCGTGAACAGCACGAGCGGCACGGCGCTGGGGGCGAGGAAGAACAGCACCCAGCCGAGCTTGCGCAGCCCGGAGCGCCGGGGCCGCGGGCTGCTCGACGCCGAGGTCGCGGGCTTGGCCCGGCCGGTGAGCTGCGCGGCGGTCATCGGGCACCTGCCGTGGCGACGTCCTGGAGACGGGCGCGGACGAGCTCACCCTGCTCCCCGGCGGTGTCGGCGTCGAACGACGAGGCGAGCACGAGGCACGCGGCGCCGACGGCCCACTGGCTCTCGGTCCAGGACTCGGTGACGTAGGGGACGCCGCGCCGGGCCGGCATGAGGTGACGGCGGAACGACTCCTCGAACCCGCCCTGCCAGAAGGTCCACTCCGTCATGCCCTCGCCCATGAGGACGATCAGCTCGGGGTCGAGGATGTGGACCACGCCGGAGAGTCCGCGGCCGAGCAGGCGGCCGGCCTCGGCATACACGGCCTGAGCACGCTCCTCACCCGCGTGGGCGGCGGCGGCGAGCTCGGTCATGCCGGCGTCCGGGCCGACGACACCGGTGGCGCGAGCGGCGGCCAGCAGTCCGCTCTCGCCGATGTGCGCCTCGAGGCAGCCGGTGTTGCCGCAGCCGCAGACGGGTCCGTCGACGGTGACCGGGATGTGCCCGATCTCGCCGGCGCCACCGTGTGCACCGCGGCTGACCGAGCCCTGGGTGACGATGCCGCAGCCGATGCCGCGGCCGATGGTGACCACGAGGTAGGACGAGTGGCGCCGGCCGATGCCGTAGACGCTCTCGGCGGCGGCGAGGGTGTTGACGTCGTTGTCGACCAGCACCGGCACGCCGAGGGCGTCCCGCAGGCGGGGGCCCACGGGGGCCCGGTCCCAACCGAGGGTCGGGGCGTCGACGACGCCGGACGCCTGGGAGTCGACGGCACCCGGGAGGCCGACGCCGACCCCGAGCAGGTGGCCGTCGTGGGCGTCGACCGCGGCGCGGAGGATGTCGCACAGCGCGTCGAGCGCCGAAGGGTGGGCGGGGTCGAAGGGCACCGTGCGCGACGAGCGGACAGTGCCGTCGAGGTCGACCGAGACGAGGGCGACGTGGTCAGCGGTGACCTTGGCACCGATGGCGCCGCCGGCGGTGCGGACCAGGCCGAGCAGCCGTGCCGGGCGGCCGCCCTGGCTGGGCACCGACTCGAGCTCGGTGACGAGCTCGCGGGCCAGCAGCTCCTTGGTCGTCTGCGTCACCGTGGCCGGGCTGACGCCGAGCGAGCGGGCGATCTCGGCCCGGGAGCTCGGCCCCCGGGTGCCCAGGAGGCCCAGCACCGCGGCGCGCACGAGGTCGCCACGTGTGGTCACCTGCCCGTTCTGAGACATCGTCGACTCATCCCTTTGTTTGGTACTAAATTTAGGAGGAACATAAGCCCCCTCTAGAGCCGCGTCAAGGACTTTCGGTGAATTGCCTCGAGACCGATCCCGGACCGTGACCTTCGCCGTCAGCGGTGGGATGACGTCGTAGTTGATCAGCAGCAGACGCGGCGAATCATGCTGTGCTGCAACTGCTTTCAGCGGTCCACAGAGGAACGATCCGGGCACGCGAGAGGCCCCCCGTCAGGAGCCGGGGGGCCTCGGTCACGTCACGGCGCGGCAGCCGTGGGGTCTCAGAACGCGCCGCTCGTCCCTGACCCCGGACCGGTCGCCGGCGTGGTGAACGCCGAGTTCGCCCCGGGTTGCCAGGCGTCGGCGGTGTCCGGGAAGTTGGCCTCCTGGCGCTTGATGCACTTCCACTCGATCGCCGTGGCCGGCGGCAGTCCGGAGACCGTGCCGGTCCACGTCGGGTAGCTCGACGCGGTGAGCTTGACCGCGCTGGCCACGGACCAGGCACCGAGCTGCGGTGCGCTGCCGACGGCATACACGGACTGCCCAGCGGTGGTGGTCCCGTTGGTGCAGGTGAACGTCTGGGTGACCACGGCCTGCCCGAGGGTGAAGGCGAACGTCTTCGCGGAGGTGACCGCGAGGGACGCGGACTTCGCCACGACGAGGTTGCCACCGGCGTTGTACCAACCACTGCCGGCCGCGTCGAACGCCGCCTTGTTCGCCAGCTGCGGCAGGGCGCTGCCGTTGAGCGTGACGCCCGAGGCCTGCGTGTCGGTGACCAGCTCGACGACGTTGGCCCGGCTGGTCGGGGCGCCCGGGTAGGTGCCCGAGGACGCGGCGACCGTGACCGTTGCGGTGTTGCCGCTGCGGCTCTGGCTGAGCAGCGTGGTCCGCTTGGCGCCGGTCTGGTACCCCGTCGAGGTGCCGTCGTCCTCCGCCAGGTTGAACGAGCTGGCCGTGGGGTCGGAGTAGACCCGTGCCATGAGCTCACCCCGGGTCGAGCCGTCGGTCCGCTTGCCGACCGCGTTCATCGTCTTGTCGTCGACGAACATCTTGGGCAGGATCGCCCCGGCCCTGGCGTAGGCAGGGAGCTGGAAGGCCCCGTTGACCCACAGCGGCACGTCGTTGACCCATTGGCCGGTGCTGACCGTCTTCTGGTTGGTCCGGTAGTCGAACCACGTACCGGCCGGCAGGTACATGTTGCGCTTGCGCTCACCGGCACCGGCGACGACCCCGACGAGCAGGTCCTTGCCGATCATCTTCTGGTGCGCCATCTCGCGGACGTTGGGGTCGTTCTGGAAGTAGTAGACCAACGGCGGGACGAGCGGCTCGCCCGTGGTGTTGGCCCGGTGCGCGAGCGAGTAGTAGTAGGGCGTGAGCTCGTAGCGCTGGCGGATGTTGGCCAGGTTGCTGGCGACGTCGCCGATCTGGTTCGGCGCCGTCTTGGCGCAGTTGCAGAGGTTCTCGGTGTGCGGGCGCACCGGCACGTCGAACCACGAGGAGTTGGCGAACCACTGCGTGTAGAGCTCGTTCAGGTCGGAGTTGAGCATCTCCCGGCGGAAGCCGCCGATGTCCGAGCCGAAGTAGTCGATGCCCGACATCGACATGTGCATCTGCACGTTCTGCTGCTGCGCGAGGGCGGTGAGCTTGCTGCCGATGTCACCGGACCACATCGCGGTGCCGGTGCGCTGGATGCCTGCGGCGCCGGAGCGCGCGAGCATGAACGGGCGCTGGGTGCTGCCTGCGTCGGCATACCCCTTGGCGACACTGGCGGCCCACCGCAGGTTGTACATGTTGTGGTAGTCCGCGTGGGCGTTCTTGCCCGGCAGCACGCCGGCGACCCAGTCGTTGGCGTCGTACATCTCGGGCTCGCCGAGGTCCAGCCAGTGGCCGGTCACGCCAGCGTTGACGAGCGGCTGGCGCTTCTGGGTGTGCCAGTAGGAGCCGGCGGCCGGCTGGGTCCAGTCGATCATCCCGCCGCGACCCCACCAGTCGTTGCTCGTGAGGTAGACGGGCGCGCACGTGGAGCAGCCGGACCGCACGAGGTAGCCGCGGCCCGCGAGGTCGGTGTGCTCGGCCAGGCCCTTCCCGACGTAGGACTCCTCGATCGGGATGACGCCGACGCCGTCGGTCGAGGCGAGGCTGGCGATCTTGCTCGTGGCGTTCGGGAAGTTGGTGCCGTCGAAGGCGAGCGTGCCCATCTTGGTGTTGTCCGACCCGGCGGTCACCCCGCCGAACCAGTTGACGTCGAGCATCATCCCGTCGAGCGGGAACTTCGACGCCCGCAGGCTCGCGAGGGTGCTGTCGAGCTCGGCCCAGTTGTCGTACCCGAACTCGGAGTTCCACAGGCCGAAGACCTTTTTCGGCGGCACCGGCGGCCGACCGGTGAGCTCCATGTAGTCCTGCCGCAGGTCGGGCAGGTCAGGACCACTCATGACGTACCAGCGCAGCTGGTCGCCGAACGTGTCCACGGTCCACGGGTCACCCGTCAGGTCCCACTGCTGCTTGTAGACCTGGTCCAGGAGCATCCCGTAGTTGGCGTAGTTGGCACCGACCGCGAAGAGCACCGGGATCTGGGTGTTGCCCACCGGGCCGTTGTCGGTGTCGTAGACCATCGCGTTGCCGTAGTTGCCGCCCGGGGTGCGGGTCCGGCCGACGAGGTCGCCGTCGGCGCTGCCGCCGAGGTAGAACTGCTCGCCCAGGCCGTAGGCGTTCTGCATCGACGACTTCGTGATCGACAGGCCCTTCCACGCCTGGGCCAGGTTGCGCGGGCAGGTCGTGTT
Encoded here:
- a CDS encoding ROK family transcriptional regulator yields the protein MTTRGDLVRAAVLGLLGTRGPSSRAEIARSLGVSPATVTQTTKELLARELVTELESVPSQGGRPARLLGLVRTAGGAIGAKVTADHVALVSVDLDGTVRSSRTVPFDPAHPSALDALCDILRAAVDAHDGHLLGVGVGLPGAVDSQASGVVDAPTLGWDRAPVGPRLRDALGVPVLVDNDVNTLAAAESVYGIGRRHSSYLVVTIGRGIGCGIVTQGSVSRGAHGGAGEIGHIPVTVDGPVCGCGNTGCLEAHIGESGLLAAARATGVVGPDAGMTELAAAAHAGEERAQAVYAEAGRLLGRGLSGVVHILDPELIVLMGEGMTEWTFWQGGFEESFRRHLMPARRGVPYVTESWTESQWAVGAACLVLASSFDADTAGEQGELVRARLQDVATAGAR
- a CDS encoding TIM-barrel domain-containing protein; protein product: MTISTTLKRRLGLGVAALVATSGMVLAGSPAAQAAVQRVQFQAGGNYLVVEFLDNDLVHFELGAGSGPGTGSDLFATEQVSKRNYPGPTSLSQNGGTLTTPGLQVVVNTSTLCATTYDTTRSPSLLLNTTCPRNLAQAWKGLSITKSSMQNAYGLGEQFYLGGSADGDLVGRTRTPGGNYGNAMVYDTDNGPVGNTQIPVLFAVGANYANYGMLLDQVYKQQWDLTGDPWTVDTFGDQLRWYVMSGPDLPDLRQDYMELTGRPPVPPKKVFGLWNSEFGYDNWAELDSTLASLRASKFPLDGMMLDVNWFGGVTAGSDNTKMGTLAFDGTNFPNATSKIASLASTDGVGVIPIEESYVGKGLAEHTDLAGRGYLVRSGCSTCAPVYLTSNDWWGRGGMIDWTQPAAGSYWHTQKRQPLVNAGVTGHWLDLGEPEMYDANDWVAGVLPGKNAHADYHNMYNLRWAASVAKGYADAGSTQRPFMLARSGAAGIQRTGTAMWSGDIGSKLTALAQQQNVQMHMSMSGIDYFGSDIGGFRREMLNSDLNELYTQWFANSSWFDVPVRPHTENLCNCAKTAPNQIGDVASNLANIRQRYELTPYYYSLAHRANTTGEPLVPPLVYYFQNDPNVREMAHQKMIGKDLLVGVVAGAGERKRNMYLPAGTWFDYRTNQKTVSTGQWVNDVPLWVNGAFQLPAYARAGAILPKMFVDDKTMNAVGKRTDGSTRGELMARVYSDPTASSFNLAEDDGTSTGYQTGAKRTTLLSQSRSGNTATVTVAASSGTYPGAPTSRANVVELVTDTQASGVTLNGSALPQLANKAAFDAAGSGWYNAGGNLVVAKSASLAVTSAKTFAFTLGQAVVTQTFTCTNGTTTAGQSVYAVGSAPQLGAWSVASAVKLTASSYPTWTGTVSGLPPATAIEWKCIKRQEANFPDTADAWQPGANSAFTTPATGPGSGTSGAF
- a CDS encoding sugar ABC transporter permease, whose protein sequence is MTAAQLTGRAKPATSASSSPRPRRSGLRKLGWVLFFLAPSAVPLVLFTAVPMISSVWVSLHSWNLISPMEWVGLDNYRTLLTDPSTRTVFLHTLIYCAGYLPLVFAGGLGLAMALNQKLAGRSFFRAAYFLPVVTSWVVVALVWKWLLNPTNGLVNTLLGAVGLPQPGWWTDPNWALPAVILSSAWKDLGFVMVIMLAGLQAIPQDVLEAAWADGANGWQRFWRITLPLLSPSTFFVIVISLINGFQVFDQVYVMTGGGPSGSSQVVVGQIYDLTFRYGRAGEASALSWILFAVILLITAVQIRGQRRWVHYA